A section of the Quatrionicoccus australiensis genome encodes:
- a CDS encoding efflux transporter outer membrane subunit, producing MNTSWAVTEQQAMAIDLFPLFAQIPASAVRTPFCARRLRSGLGAGVLALLSGCTLLGPNYVAPTLSSTEVPEQWTSKTNATGENVAPDDKQAVAGNWWGELADPVLDRLVGAAFTTSPTLEAALARVSQSRALYAQSNASALPTAQGGAGNDTSQSDNTGGIFNQSWLSLGAAWEIDLFGAVQRGKEAAKARTESQLATLADVRVSLAADVTDAYLSYRACQSYEALSAEDVASRLATEKLTAASVREGFTAPYLAIRSRASVAEAKTQLAATHAFCERQENLLTRLTGIPRPELMTALADKPTGLDRLPVPRHFDIAIPGQALTQRPDIRAAERRLAAESANIGVAEADRYPRLTLNGALGYSAGSGVSLGNWSFGPSFSLPIFDGGRRQAAVEQAKSKYDEALADYKAKTRAAIQEVEDGLTRYAAAHERAENARTSANQYQSFFDSVEIRYREGASNLLELEDARRAMLSAQQTLLSVQQERLQAWVALNRATGGAAQYAPTLPRPIETAGARTTPVN from the coding sequence ATGAACACTTCATGGGCCGTCACAGAACAGCAAGCCATGGCCATCGACCTCTTCCCGCTTTTCGCTCAAATTCCGGCGTCGGCCGTCCGGACGCCGTTCTGCGCCCGTCGCCTCCGGAGCGGCCTGGGCGCCGGTGTCCTCGCCCTGCTCTCCGGCTGCACCCTGCTCGGCCCGAATTACGTGGCGCCGACCCTGAGCAGCACCGAAGTGCCCGAGCAATGGACCTCGAAAACCAATGCCACCGGCGAAAACGTCGCGCCGGACGACAAGCAGGCCGTAGCCGGCAACTGGTGGGGTGAATTGGCCGACCCGGTGCTCGACCGTCTGGTCGGCGCCGCCTTCACCACCAGCCCGACCCTGGAAGCCGCGCTGGCGCGGGTCAGCCAGTCGCGCGCCCTCTACGCCCAGAGCAATGCCTCGGCCCTGCCCACGGCGCAGGGTGGCGCCGGCAACGACACCAGCCAGAGCGACAACACCGGCGGCATTTTCAACCAGAGCTGGCTGTCGCTCGGCGCCGCCTGGGAAATCGACCTGTTCGGCGCCGTCCAGCGCGGCAAGGAAGCGGCCAAAGCCCGCACCGAATCGCAGCTGGCCACATTGGCCGACGTCCGGGTCAGCCTCGCCGCCGACGTCACCGACGCCTACCTGAGCTACCGCGCCTGCCAATCGTATGAAGCACTCAGCGCCGAAGACGTCGCCTCGCGCCTGGCCACCGAAAAGCTCACCGCAGCCAGCGTCCGCGAAGGCTTTACCGCGCCCTACCTGGCCATCCGCAGCCGCGCCTCGGTCGCCGAGGCGAAGACCCAGCTCGCCGCGACGCATGCCTTTTGCGAACGCCAGGAAAACCTGCTCACCCGCCTGACCGGCATTCCCCGGCCCGAGCTGATGACGGCGCTCGCCGACAAGCCGACCGGTCTCGACCGCCTGCCGGTGCCGCGCCATTTCGACATCGCCATTCCCGGCCAGGCGCTCACCCAGCGCCCCGACATCCGCGCCGCCGAGCGTCGTTTGGCCGCCGAATCGGCCAACATCGGCGTCGCCGAAGCCGACCGCTACCCGCGCCTGACGCTGAACGGCGCCCTCGGCTATTCGGCCGGCAGCGGCGTATCGCTCGGCAACTGGTCGTTCGGGCCGTCGTTCAGCCTGCCGATTTTCGATGGCGGCCGGCGCCAGGCGGCGGTCGAACAGGCCAAATCGAAATACGACGAGGCGCTCGCCGACTACAAGGCAAAGACGCGCGCCGCCATCCAGGAGGTCGAAGACGGCCTGACCCGCTACGCCGCCGCTCACGAGCGCGCCGAAAACGCCCGCACCTCAGCCAACCAGTACCAGAGCTTTTTCGACTCGGTCGAGATCCGCTACCGCGAAGGCGCCAGCAATCTGCTCGAACTCGAAGACGCCCGCCGCGCCATGCTGAGCGCCCAGCAAACCCTGCTCAGCGTGCAGCAGGAACGCCTGCAGGCCTGGGTCGCGCTCAACCGCGCCACCGGCGGCGCCGCCCAGTACGCTCCCACCCTGCCCCGGCCGATCGAAACGGCCGGCGCCCGGACCACACCCGTGAATTGA
- a CDS encoding TolC family protein, producing MTRCLILALLLTVQPAMAGETLPGTSVESLLAAARANSADLRMARLEAEAARERIQPAGALPDPVLRIELENITKNGSQSATLSPSGVGDTKYTLMQPLPFWGKRDLKREVASAEAEQAAARSADTWAEVANRIKTLYAQYWLTGQTLKLVRENIALTRQLEQIAQVRYTAGLAAQQDAIRAQLERSNMDSELLGMESEYRQLAGFINAMLARDNRAALAEPAALRPVPAGLDAERLNERLRAANPQLGAEKARVDGAGKSRELAYRNRYPDFTLGVAPMQVGNKVDAWSLMLEMNLPLQQETRRSQERESERMLEAATARQEALGHRLHGELAGTLANLEAAHGTERITRDRLLPQAELTFKSALAGYENGKVDFATLLDAQRQIRNARLALLRTQASQQMRLADLERLLGEDL from the coding sequence ATGACACGCTGCCTGATACTCGCCCTCCTCCTGACGGTGCAGCCGGCCATGGCCGGTGAAACCTTGCCTGGCACCAGCGTTGAATCGTTGCTTGCCGCAGCCCGCGCCAACAGTGCCGATCTGCGCATGGCGCGCCTCGAAGCGGAAGCGGCACGCGAACGCATCCAGCCGGCCGGCGCCCTGCCCGACCCGGTGCTACGTATCGAACTGGAAAACATCACCAAGAACGGCAGCCAGAGCGCGACCCTGTCGCCTTCCGGTGTCGGCGACACCAAGTACACCTTGATGCAGCCGCTGCCTTTCTGGGGCAAGCGCGATCTCAAGCGCGAGGTCGCCAGCGCCGAAGCCGAGCAGGCTGCGGCGCGTTCGGCCGACACCTGGGCCGAAGTCGCCAACCGCATCAAGACCCTCTACGCGCAATACTGGCTGACCGGCCAGACGCTCAAGCTGGTGCGCGAGAACATCGCACTGACCCGTCAGCTCGAGCAGATCGCCCAGGTCCGCTACACCGCCGGCCTCGCCGCGCAGCAGGACGCGATCCGCGCCCAGTTGGAGCGCAGCAACATGGACAGCGAACTGCTCGGCATGGAAAGCGAATACCGGCAGCTCGCCGGCTTCATCAATGCCATGCTCGCCCGCGACAACCGCGCCGCGCTGGCCGAGCCGGCCGCGCTGCGTCCCGTGCCGGCCGGGCTCGATGCGGAACGCCTGAACGAACGCCTGCGCGCCGCCAACCCGCAGCTGGGCGCCGAAAAGGCGCGCGTGGACGGCGCTGGCAAGAGCCGCGAACTGGCCTACCGCAACCGCTACCCCGACTTCACGCTGGGCGTGGCGCCGATGCAGGTCGGCAACAAGGTCGATGCCTGGAGCCTGATGCTGGAAATGAACCTGCCGCTGCAGCAGGAAACCCGACGCAGCCAGGAACGCGAAAGCGAACGCATGCTGGAAGCGGCGACGGCGCGCCAGGAAGCGCTCGGCCACCGCCTGCACGGCGAACTGGCCGGCACGCTGGCCAATCTTGAAGCGGCGCACGGCACGGAACGGATCACCCGCGACCGCCTGCTGCCGCAGGCCGAACTGACTTTCAAATCGGCACTGGCCGGCTACGAGAACGGCAAGGTCGATTTCGCCACCCTGCTCGACGCCCAGCGCCAGATCCGCAATGCCCGCCTGGCGCTGCTGCGCACCCAGGCCAGCCAGCAAATGCGCCTGGCCGACCTCGAACGCCTGCTTGGAGAAGACCTGTGA
- a CDS encoding efflux RND transporter permease subunit — protein sequence MLNTLITWSAKNRFLVLLATLFTILAGLWSIAKTPLDAIPDLSDVQVILYTEFPGQAPQVVEDQVTYPLSTALLSVPKSKVVRGFSFFGASFVYVIFEDGTDIYWARSRVLEYVNSVSGKLPKGVTPTLGPDATGVGWVYEYVVLAKNKTLAELRTLQDWYLRYQLAKAPGVAEVASIGGFVQQYQVTVDPVKLRSYGIPLMQVAETIRNSNRDVGGRTLEMAETEYMVRGRGYLRGKGDIEGLVLKAQNGTPVRVADIGRVELLPDERRGITELNGEGEVVAGIAMARFGQNALDVIANLKTKVGEISAGLPEGVSIQAVYDRSELIERAITTLKRTLLEESLIVALVCVVFLLHLRSALVAILMLPVGILTAFIGMHALGINANIMSLGGVAIAIGAMIDAAIVMIENAHKHLERLKPGESRAEAIIAGCREVGPALFFSLLIITVSFLPVFTLEAQEGRMFAPLAWTKTFSMAAAALLSVTLVPVLMLYFIRGHIRPEAENPVNRFLIRIYRPIIAGVMQWKKTTIALAALALAVSLIPASRLGSEFMPTLNEGTLFYMPTTLPGLSVTKAAELLQTQDKIIKSFPEVASVFGKAGRAQTATDPAPMEMFETVINLKPEAEWRAGMTTDKLIAELDKALQFPGVANSWTMPIKARIDMLSTGIRTPIGIKVFGTNLVEMERLAREIETVVKAVPGTSSAFAERITGGFYLDIVPDRNALARYGLSVGEVMDVVSAALGGEMVTTTVEGRERFGVTVRYPRDLRSDPQAIAREVLVPVPAEMGAPATMVPLGQLAAVKITTGAPAIRTENALLSAYIYVDIRERDIGSYVAEARKAVNEQVKFTPGTYVTWSGQFEYMERAAEKLKIVVPVTLLIIFLLLYLNFRRITETLIVMLSVPFALVGGIWLMWALGYNLSVAAAVGFIALAGVAAETGVIMLIYLDHAWLAVQEKCAAEGRRPLAADLYGAIMEGAVERVRPKMMTVTAIMAGLLPILWGTGTGSEVMSRIAAPMVGGMLSSTVLTLAVIPAIYALLIQRQIEKRLKADVDR from the coding sequence ATGCTGAACACCCTCATCACCTGGTCAGCCAAAAACCGCTTCCTGGTCCTGCTCGCCACCCTGTTCACCATCCTCGCCGGCCTCTGGTCAATCGCGAAAACGCCTCTCGACGCCATCCCTGATCTCTCCGACGTGCAGGTCATCCTGTACACCGAATTCCCCGGCCAGGCGCCGCAGGTTGTTGAAGACCAGGTCACCTACCCGCTGTCCACCGCCCTGCTTTCGGTGCCGAAATCCAAGGTCGTGCGCGGTTTTTCCTTCTTCGGCGCGTCCTTCGTCTATGTCATTTTCGAGGACGGCACCGACATCTACTGGGCGCGTTCACGCGTGCTGGAGTACGTCAATTCGGTGTCCGGCAAGCTGCCCAAGGGTGTCACGCCGACGCTCGGGCCGGATGCGACCGGGGTCGGCTGGGTTTACGAATACGTCGTACTCGCCAAGAACAAGACCCTGGCCGAGCTGCGCACCTTGCAGGACTGGTACCTGCGCTACCAACTGGCCAAGGCGCCGGGCGTCGCCGAGGTGGCGAGCATTGGTGGTTTCGTGCAGCAGTACCAGGTCACGGTCGATCCGGTGAAACTACGAAGCTACGGCATCCCGCTGATGCAGGTCGCCGAGACGATCCGCAATTCCAACCGCGATGTCGGCGGGCGCACGCTGGAGATGGCCGAGACGGAATACATGGTGCGCGGCCGCGGTTACCTGCGCGGCAAAGGCGACATCGAAGGGCTGGTCTTGAAGGCGCAGAACGGCACGCCGGTGCGCGTTGCCGATATCGGCCGCGTCGAACTGCTGCCCGACGAGCGGCGCGGCATTACCGAACTGAACGGCGAAGGCGAAGTGGTGGCCGGCATCGCGATGGCGCGCTTTGGGCAGAACGCGCTCGACGTGATTGCCAATCTCAAGACCAAAGTCGGCGAAATCAGCGCCGGCCTGCCCGAGGGCGTCAGCATCCAGGCCGTCTACGACCGCTCCGAGTTGATCGAACGCGCGATCACTACGCTCAAGCGCACGCTGCTTGAGGAAAGCCTGATCGTTGCGCTGGTCTGCGTCGTCTTCCTGCTCCACCTGCGTTCGGCGCTGGTTGCCATCCTGATGTTGCCGGTCGGCATCCTGACCGCCTTCATCGGCATGCATGCGCTCGGCATCAACGCCAACATCATGAGCCTGGGCGGCGTGGCGATTGCCATCGGCGCGATGATCGACGCCGCCATCGTGATGATCGAGAACGCGCACAAGCATCTTGAGCGCCTCAAACCCGGCGAATCGCGCGCCGAGGCAATCATCGCGGGTTGCCGTGAAGTCGGCCCGGCGCTGTTCTTCAGCCTCTTGATCATCACCGTCTCCTTCCTGCCGGTATTTACCCTCGAAGCCCAGGAAGGTCGCATGTTCGCGCCGCTCGCCTGGACCAAGACCTTCTCGATGGCCGCCGCCGCGCTGCTCTCGGTGACGCTGGTGCCGGTGTTGATGCTCTATTTCATCCGCGGCCATATCCGGCCGGAAGCGGAAAACCCGGTCAACCGCTTCCTGATCCGCATTTACCGGCCGATCATCGCCGGCGTCATGCAGTGGAAGAAGACGACCATCGCCCTGGCCGCGCTCGCGCTGGCGGTCAGCCTGATCCCGGCCAGCCGGCTGGGCAGCGAATTCATGCCGACGCTCAACGAAGGCACGCTGTTCTACATGCCGACCACCCTGCCCGGCCTGTCGGTGACCAAGGCGGCCGAACTGCTGCAGACGCAGGACAAGATCATCAAGAGCTTCCCGGAAGTTGCCTCGGTCTTCGGCAAGGCCGGCCGCGCCCAGACCGCCACCGATCCGGCGCCCATGGAAATGTTCGAGACGGTGATCAATCTCAAGCCGGAAGCCGAATGGCGCGCCGGCATGACCACCGACAAGCTGATCGCCGAACTCGACAAGGCACTGCAATTCCCCGGCGTCGCCAACTCCTGGACAATGCCGATCAAGGCGCGCATCGACATGCTGTCTACCGGTATCCGCACACCGATCGGCATCAAGGTCTTCGGCACCAATCTCGTTGAAATGGAACGCCTGGCGCGCGAAATCGAAACGGTGGTCAAGGCCGTGCCCGGCACCAGCAGCGCCTTCGCCGAGCGCATCACCGGCGGCTTCTACCTCGACATCGTGCCGGATCGCAATGCGCTGGCCCGCTACGGCCTCTCCGTTGGCGAGGTCATGGATGTCGTCAGCGCGGCGCTGGGCGGCGAAATGGTCACCACCACGGTTGAAGGCCGCGAGCGTTTCGGCGTCACCGTGCGCTACCCGCGCGATTTGCGCAGCGACCCGCAGGCCATTGCCCGCGAGGTGCTGGTGCCGGTGCCGGCCGAGATGGGCGCCCCGGCGACCATGGTGCCGCTCGGCCAGTTGGCGGCGGTCAAGATCACCACCGGCGCGCCGGCCATCCGCACCGAAAACGCCCTGCTCTCGGCCTATATCTACGTCGACATCCGCGAGCGCGACATCGGCTCCTACGTCGCCGAAGCCCGCAAAGCGGTCAACGAACAGGTCAAATTCACGCCCGGCACCTACGTCACCTGGAGCGGCCAGTTCGAATACATGGAGCGGGCGGCGGAAAAGCTCAAGATCGTCGTGCCAGTCACGCTGTTGATCATCTTCCTGCTGCTCTACCTCAACTTCCGGCGCATCACCGAGACGCTGATCGTCATGCTTTCGGTACCCTTCGCGCTGGTCGGCGGCATCTGGCTGATGTGGGCGCTCGGCTACAACCTGTCGGTCGCCGCTGCCGTCGGCTTCATCGCGCTGGCCGGCGTCGCCGCCGAAACCGGCGTGATCATGCTGATCTATCTCGACCACGCCTGGCTGGCCGTGCAAGAGAAATGTGCCGCCGAAGGCCGTCGACCGCTGGCCGCCGATCTCTACGGCGCGATCATGGAAGGCGCCGTCGAACGCGTCCGCCCGAAGATGATGACGGTGACCGCAATCATGGCCGGCCTGCTGCCGATTTTGTGGGGCACCGGCACCGGCTCGGAAGTGATGAGCCGCATCGCCGCGCCGATGGTCGGCGGCATGCTGTCTTCAACCGTGCTGACCCTGGCCGTGATCCCGGCCATCTACGCGCTGTTGATACAGCGGCAAATTGAAAAACGCCTCAAAGCGGACGTCGACCGTTGA
- a CDS encoding efflux RND transporter periplasmic adaptor subunit, translated as MKNGPTLIALLVAVAAGGIGGHYLTTGSGPQNAAAVDGQKPAKKLLYYRNPMGLPDTSPVPKKDQMGMDYIPVYAGEDATATDSGLKISAEKIQKMGVKVEAAKLQMLDRTVRASGRVEIDESRSYTVTAKFEGYIERLHVNTTGQPVGRGQPLFEVYSPELVSAQREYAIAAQGVGKLNEAGSEAQAAMRQLADSSLQRLKNWDISEEQVKALASSGSAKRTLTFRSPVNGIVTEKKAIQGMRFMPGDTLFQIADTSAVWVQADVFEQDIAAVNLGQKAKIKINAYPGEVFAGRIAYVYPTLNAATRTVPVRIELANPKGRLKPAMFAEVEIPVAGATQVVTVPNSAVIDSGSKQVVIVQLGEGRFEPRNVRLGLRGGEFVQILDGIREGEMVVAAANFLIDAESNLKAALGGMQAAPEATAAKPATVGHQAVGVLNAIDAAAGTVTISHEPVASLKWPAMKMDFVLANPALVAGLKPGAGVRFEFVERKPGEWVVTSLEGK; from the coding sequence GTGAAAAACGGCCCCACCCTGATCGCCCTGCTCGTTGCCGTCGCCGCCGGCGGCATCGGTGGCCACTACCTGACGACCGGCAGCGGCCCGCAAAACGCCGCAGCGGTCGACGGGCAAAAACCGGCCAAAAAGCTGCTCTACTACCGCAACCCGATGGGCTTGCCCGATACCTCGCCGGTGCCGAAAAAGGACCAGATGGGGATGGACTACATCCCCGTCTATGCAGGCGAAGACGCCACCGCCACCGACAGCGGCCTGAAAATCAGCGCCGAGAAAATCCAGAAAATGGGTGTCAAGGTCGAAGCCGCCAAATTGCAGATGCTCGACCGCACAGTGCGCGCCAGCGGCCGTGTCGAGATCGACGAAAGCCGCAGCTACACGGTGACCGCCAAGTTCGAGGGCTACATCGAGCGCCTGCACGTCAACACCACCGGCCAGCCGGTCGGCCGCGGCCAGCCGCTGTTCGAGGTGTACAGCCCGGAACTGGTCTCGGCGCAGCGCGAATACGCGATCGCCGCGCAAGGCGTCGGCAAGCTGAACGAAGCCGGCAGCGAAGCGCAGGCGGCAATGCGCCAGCTCGCCGATTCCAGCCTGCAACGCCTCAAGAACTGGGATATTTCCGAAGAACAGGTCAAGGCGCTGGCCAGTTCGGGGAGCGCAAAACGCACGCTGACCTTCCGCTCGCCGGTAAACGGCATCGTCACCGAGAAAAAGGCCATCCAGGGCATGCGCTTCATGCCCGGCGACACGCTGTTCCAGATCGCCGACACCTCGGCCGTCTGGGTTCAGGCCGACGTTTTCGAGCAGGACATCGCAGCGGTCAACCTCGGCCAGAAGGCAAAAATCAAAATCAACGCCTACCCGGGCGAGGTTTTCGCTGGCCGCATCGCGTATGTGTACCCGACGCTCAATGCCGCAACACGCACGGTCCCTGTCCGCATCGAACTGGCCAACCCGAAAGGCCGCCTGAAGCCGGCGATGTTCGCCGAAGTGGAGATTCCGGTCGCCGGCGCAACGCAAGTCGTCACCGTGCCGAACTCGGCGGTCATCGACAGCGGCAGCAAGCAGGTGGTCATCGTGCAACTCGGCGAAGGCCGCTTCGAACCACGAAATGTGCGCCTTGGCCTGCGCGGCGGCGAATTCGTGCAGATCCTGGACGGGATCAGGGAAGGCGAAATGGTGGTTGCCGCAGCCAATTTCCTGATTGATGCGGAAAGCAACCTGAAAGCCGCGCTGGGCGGCATGCAAGCGGCGCCCGAAGCGACTGCGGCCAAACCGGCGACAGTCGGGCACCAGGCGGTTGGCGTCCTGAACGCGATTGATGCCGCAGCCGGGACGGTGACGATTTCGCATGAGCCGGTGGCGAGCTTGAAGTGGCCGGCAATGAAGATGGATTTCGTACTGGCGAACCCGGCGCTGGTGGCCGGGCTCAAGCCGGGGGCGGGAGTCAGGTTTGAGTTTGTTGAGAGGAAGCCGGGGGAATGGGTGGTGACTTCCCTGGAGGGGAAGTGA
- a CDS encoding copper-binding protein, protein MRPTISLLSALLFAPFLAVSLPAQAQHDHHAMPAAGQAAPLSDGLVRKIDKAAGEIVIQHGQLDSIGMPPMTMSFGVADKTWLNKLKAGDKIRFAAEMKGGSAIVSRYEMAK, encoded by the coding sequence GTGCGCCCGACTATCTCCCTGCTTTCCGCCCTGCTCTTTGCCCCGTTCCTTGCTGTCAGCCTGCCTGCCCAGGCCCAGCACGACCACCATGCGATGCCGGCAGCCGGTCAGGCGGCACCGCTGAGCGACGGCCTGGTCAGGAAAATCGACAAGGCCGCCGGCGAAATCGTCATCCAGCACGGCCAGCTCGACAGTATCGGCATGCCGCCGATGACGATGAGCTTCGGCGTTGCCGACAAGACCTGGCTGAACAAGCTCAAGGCCGGCGACAAGATCCGCTTTGCCGCGGAAATGAAAGGTGGCAGCGCCATCGTCAGCCGCTACGAAATGGCCAAGTAG
- a CDS encoding DUF2231 domain-containing protein produces MPEILPNWHPAIVHFPIALTITATLLLLVTYLRPANPQLLPTARLLLRLAAGGAVVAAIFGGLAFQNVEHDAAGHLVMLSHRNWALASTAGLILAALLDGFGKFGQRSLTLALLALSVSVGITAWLGGEMVYRHGIGVSATALAAEAEPQAATNEPLVTPPAASPLLPGEHIHADGKRHHH; encoded by the coding sequence ATGCCGGAAATCCTTCCCAACTGGCATCCCGCGATCGTGCATTTTCCGATCGCCCTGACCATCACTGCCACGCTATTGCTGCTAGTCACCTACCTGCGCCCCGCCAATCCGCAACTGCTGCCGACGGCCCGCCTGTTACTCAGGCTGGCCGCAGGCGGTGCAGTTGTGGCCGCAATTTTCGGCGGACTGGCCTTCCAAAATGTCGAGCACGATGCGGCGGGACATCTCGTCATGCTCAGCCATCGCAACTGGGCGTTGGCCAGCACTGCCGGGCTGATCCTCGCGGCTCTCCTGGATGGCTTTGGGAAATTTGGCCAGCGCAGCCTGACGCTCGCCCTGCTGGCACTGTCAGTCAGCGTCGGCATCACTGCCTGGCTAGGCGGCGAGATGGTTTATCGGCACGGTATTGGCGTATCAGCGACCGCCCTTGCAGCAGAAGCCGAGCCGCAGGCAGCAACAAACGAGCCGCTGGTAACTCCTCCGGCAGCCTCACCATTGTTGCCGGGCGAGCATATTCACGCCGATGGCAAACGCCATCATCATTGA
- a CDS encoding efflux RND transporter periplasmic adaptor subunit, producing MFPANTPRNRIKAAALLAALALPITLVIGATPFTPPPGAAQIPVVTKPLAAAAKAEPAAPLRQVAVLRAKTENWPERLEASGNVMPWHESRIGTEVSGLRLASVLVNEGDLVKKGQVLARFDTASVETDLDVANAQRVEAEAVLAQASATLERANRLAPSGGVSRQELTLYETQKHTAEARLNAARAQVKRQQIKMELATVNAPDDGLISSASALEGSIVQGGSELFRLIRQGRLEWRAEVRGDMLLKLAAGQEVVIHSPLGNDIKGRVRRISPTIDIATRNGYVYVDLPQGTDMKSGLSVTGSFNLGKSKALVIPSAALLRQGKSSQVLAVDADGKIEMLEVTTGRTRDDWVEILGGLDDQTPIVARNLKGLKDGDLVTLSTKTADNGQP from the coding sequence ATGTTCCCCGCAAATACGCCCCGCAATCGCATCAAGGCCGCCGCGCTGCTCGCTGCCCTCGCCTTGCCGATCACGCTGGTGATCGGCGCCACGCCCTTCACCCCGCCGCCCGGCGCCGCCCAGATTCCCGTCGTCACCAAACCGCTGGCAGCCGCCGCCAAAGCCGAACCGGCCGCGCCGCTACGCCAGGTCGCCGTACTGCGGGCCAAAACCGAGAACTGGCCGGAACGCCTGGAGGCGAGCGGCAATGTCATGCCCTGGCATGAAAGCCGGATCGGCACCGAAGTCAGCGGCCTGCGTCTGGCCAGCGTGTTGGTCAACGAGGGCGACCTGGTCAAGAAAGGCCAGGTGCTGGCCCGCTTCGACACGGCCAGTGTCGAAACCGATCTCGATGTCGCCAACGCGCAGCGCGTCGAGGCCGAAGCCGTGCTCGCCCAGGCCAGCGCGACGCTGGAACGGGCCAACCGGCTGGCCCCGTCGGGCGGCGTCAGCCGGCAGGAACTGACCCTCTACGAAACGCAGAAGCACACCGCCGAAGCCCGCCTCAATGCGGCGCGCGCCCAGGTCAAGCGGCAGCAGATCAAGATGGAGCTGGCCACCGTCAATGCCCCCGACGACGGCCTGATTTCATCGGCTTCGGCGCTCGAAGGCAGCATCGTCCAGGGCGGCAGCGAACTGTTCCGGCTGATCCGCCAGGGCCGCCTCGAATGGCGCGCCGAAGTGCGCGGCGACATGCTGCTCAAGCTCGCCGCCGGCCAGGAAGTCGTCATCCACAGCCCGCTCGGCAACGACATCAAGGGGCGCGTGCGGCGCATTTCGCCGACCATCGACATCGCAACGCGCAACGGCTACGTCTATGTCGACCTGCCGCAGGGCACCGACATGAAGTCCGGCCTCAGCGTGACGGGCAGCTTCAATCTCGGCAAGAGCAAGGCGCTGGTCATTCCATCCGCGGCCCTGCTGCGCCAGGGCAAGAGCAGCCAGGTCCTGGCGGTCGACGCCGATGGCAAGATCGAAATGCTCGAAGTCACGACCGGGCGCACGCGCGACGACTGGGTGGAAATCCTCGGTGGCCTGGACGATCAGACGCCGATCGTGGCGCGCAATCTGAAGGGACTGAAGGACGGCGACTTGGTCACACTATCGACCAAAACGGCCGACAACGGCCAGCCCTAG